One Leclercia pneumoniae genomic region harbors:
- a CDS encoding MFS transporter gives MARFLFCSFALVLLYPSGIDMYLVGFPHIARDLGASEAQLHIAFSAYLAGMASSMVFAGKIADKAGRQPVAITGAVIFALASVLCSQAQESTLFLIGRFIQGVGAGGCYVVAFAILRDTLSAQRRAKVLSMLNGITCIIPVLAPVIGYLIMLKLPWQSLFWTMAVMGMLVFLLSIAVLKETHPGSQHSRTGTTFHPAEKLLNRFFISRLLVTTLSVAVILTYVNVSPVLLMETMGFDRGEYSTVMASTALVSMAVSFSTPFALNIFSQRTLMLTSQVLFLAAGVLLASASSHSLMLAGITLICAGFSVGFGVAMSQALGPFSLRAGVASSVLGIAQVCGSSLWIWLAAVLGLNALNMLIGILIGCSILCIVLLLAIRPIAHYEEAPQQSGS, from the coding sequence ATGGCTCGTTTTCTGTTTTGTAGCTTTGCACTGGTTCTGCTTTATCCGTCTGGCATTGATATGTATCTGGTCGGTTTTCCGCATATCGCCCGCGACCTGGGGGCCAGTGAAGCGCAGTTGCACATTGCCTTTTCGGCCTACCTCGCGGGAATGGCCTCCTCAATGGTGTTTGCCGGGAAAATTGCCGATAAAGCAGGACGTCAGCCCGTGGCGATTACCGGCGCCGTGATTTTTGCCCTCGCGTCAGTACTCTGTTCACAAGCGCAAGAAAGCACCCTTTTCCTGATCGGACGCTTCATTCAGGGCGTTGGCGCTGGCGGCTGCTACGTGGTGGCGTTTGCTATTCTGCGCGATACGTTAAGCGCCCAACGACGTGCGAAAGTGCTCTCGATGCTTAACGGCATTACCTGCATTATTCCGGTACTGGCGCCGGTCATCGGTTATCTGATTATGCTCAAATTGCCCTGGCAAAGCCTGTTCTGGACCATGGCGGTAATGGGGATGTTGGTCTTCCTCCTCTCTATTGCGGTATTGAAAGAGACCCACCCGGGTTCACAACACTCCCGGACGGGGACCACCTTCCATCCGGCGGAAAAACTGCTAAACCGATTTTTTATTAGCAGACTGCTGGTCACGACCCTCAGCGTGGCGGTGATCCTGACCTATGTAAACGTTTCCCCGGTATTGCTGATGGAAACCATGGGCTTTGATCGCGGCGAATACTCTACAGTGATGGCCTCTACCGCGCTGGTAAGTATGGCCGTCTCCTTCTCTACTCCTTTTGCGCTAAATATCTTTAGCCAGCGCACCCTGATGCTGACCTCACAGGTACTGTTCCTGGCCGCAGGCGTGCTGCTCGCATCGGCAAGTTCGCACTCTTTGATGTTGGCGGGCATTACGCTGATTTGCGCCGGTTTCTCCGTCGGCTTTGGCGTAGCGATGAGTCAGGCGTTAGGACCCTTTTCGTTGCGGGCAGGCGTGGCCAGTTCAGTATTAGGTATCGCGCAGGTGTGCGGCTCGTCGCTGTGGATTTGGCTCGCCGCCGTACTCGGCCTTAATGCGCTGAATATGCTGATCGGGATTCTGATTGGCTGTAGCATTCTCTGCATTGTTCTCCTTCTGGCGATTCGGCCCATAGCCCATTATGAAGAA
- the tnaB gene encoding low affinity tryptophan permease TnaB produces MDNSLKTKHSSFWGVMVIAGTVIGGGMFALPVDLAGSWFFWGAFILIIAWFSMLHSGLLLLEANLNYPVGSSFNTITKDLIGNKWNVVSGFTVAFVLYILTYAYISANGAIISETIAMNQGTHVNPRLVGIGTAIFVAAVLWVSSLAASRITSLFLGIKIIAFIIVFGSFFFQVDYAILRDINVSTTSNTAYFPYIFMALPVCLASFGFHGNIPSLIICYGKRKDKLIKSIVFGSLLALFIYLFWLYCTMGNITRESFNEIISSGGNVDSLVKSFLGTRQHGVIEFCLLVFSNLAVASSFFGVTLGLFDYLADLFNIDNSPVGRLKTVLLTFLPPAILYLIFPNGFIYGIGGAGLCATIWAVIVPAVLALKARKKFPEKTFTVWGGLFIPGLVILFGIAVILCWFGSTFNVLPRFG; encoded by the coding sequence ATGGATAACAGTTTAAAGACTAAACACTCCTCGTTTTGGGGTGTCATGGTAATAGCAGGTACGGTTATTGGCGGGGGAATGTTTGCTTTACCCGTGGATTTAGCAGGCTCGTGGTTTTTTTGGGGCGCATTTATTTTAATCATCGCCTGGTTTTCAATGCTTCACTCAGGATTATTACTGTTAGAGGCCAATTTAAATTATCCTGTCGGTTCCAGCTTTAATACCATCACCAAAGATCTGATTGGCAATAAATGGAATGTGGTGAGTGGCTTCACGGTCGCCTTTGTTCTGTATATTCTTACTTATGCGTATATCTCTGCCAATGGCGCGATCATTAGTGAAACCATCGCCATGAACCAGGGGACGCATGTTAATCCGCGCCTCGTGGGGATAGGTACAGCGATCTTTGTTGCGGCGGTATTATGGGTCAGTTCCCTGGCAGCCAGCCGTATTACCTCGCTTTTCCTGGGGATTAAGATCATTGCGTTTATTATTGTTTTTGGGTCGTTTTTCTTCCAGGTGGACTACGCCATTTTACGGGACATTAATGTCAGTACCACCAGCAACACAGCCTATTTCCCCTATATTTTTATGGCCTTGCCGGTCTGTCTGGCGTCGTTTGGTTTTCATGGCAATATACCCAGCTTAATCATCTGCTACGGCAAACGAAAAGATAAGCTGATTAAAAGCATTGTCTTTGGTTCGCTGTTGGCCCTGTTCATTTATCTGTTCTGGTTGTATTGCACGATGGGCAATATCACCCGCGAGAGCTTTAACGAGATTATCTCTTCAGGCGGCAATGTTGATTCGCTGGTGAAATCATTCCTCGGCACCCGACAGCACGGCGTGATCGAATTTTGCCTGCTGGTCTTCTCTAACCTCGCGGTCGCCAGCTCTTTCTTCGGCGTCACCCTGGGGCTGTTCGATTATCTTGCCGATCTCTTTAACATCGATAACTCTCCTGTCGGACGCCTGAAAACGGTTTTGTTAACCTTTCTGCCACCCGCCATTCTCTATCTCATCTTCCCGAATGGCTTTATCTATGGCATTGGCGGTGCGGGATTGTGCGCAACCATCTGGGCCGTGATTGTTCCTGCCGTGCTGGCATTAAAAGCGAGAAAAAAGTTTCCCGAAAAAACCTTCACCGTCTGGGGAGGGCTGTTTATTCCGGGGCTGGTCATTCTGTTTGGTATTGCGGTTATTCTCTGCTGGTTCGGCAGCACCTTTAACGTTTTGCCACGCTTCGGTTAA
- the tnaA gene encoding tryptophanase, translating to MENFKHLPEPFRIRVIEPVKRTTREHRENAIVESGMNPFLLDSEDVFIDLLTDSGTGAVTQNMQAAMLRGDEAYSGSRSYYALSDAVKTIFGYQYTIPTHQGRGAEQIYIPVLIKKREQEKGLDRSKMVAFSNYFFDTTQGHSQINGCTVRNVYIKEAFDTGIRYDFKGNFDLEGLERGIQEVGANNVPYIVATITSNSAGGQPVSLANLKAMYAIAKKYDIPVVMDSARFAENAYFIQKREAEFRDWSIADITRETYKYADMLAMSAKKDAMVPMGGLLCIKDDRFFDVYTECRNLCVVQEGFPTYGGLEGGAMERLAVGLHDGMNPDWLAYRINQVQYLVDGLEAIGVVCQQAGGHAAFVDAGKLLPHIPADQFPAQALACELYKVAGIRAVEIGSFLLGRDPKTGKQLPCPAELLRLTIPRATYTQTHMDFIVEAFKHVKENASNIKGLTFTYEPKVLRHFTAKLKEV from the coding sequence ATGGAAAACTTCAAACATTTACCTGAGCCTTTCCGTATTCGTGTTATTGAGCCAGTGAAACGCACCACCCGCGAGCACCGGGAAAATGCCATTGTTGAATCGGGCATGAACCCGTTTCTGCTTGATAGCGAAGATGTCTTTATTGACCTGCTGACCGACAGCGGTACCGGGGCAGTCACACAAAATATGCAGGCCGCTATGTTGCGTGGGGACGAAGCCTACAGCGGCAGCCGCAGTTATTACGCGCTCTCCGATGCGGTGAAAACCATTTTTGGCTATCAATACACTATCCCGACTCACCAAGGGCGGGGCGCTGAACAGATTTACATTCCGGTCTTGATCAAAAAACGCGAGCAGGAAAAAGGGCTGGACCGCAGCAAAATGGTCGCGTTCTCCAACTATTTCTTTGATACGACTCAGGGCCATAGCCAGATTAATGGCTGCACGGTGCGTAACGTCTATATCAAAGAGGCGTTTGATACCGGTATTCGTTACGATTTTAAAGGCAACTTTGACCTCGAAGGACTGGAGCGCGGCATTCAGGAGGTGGGCGCCAATAATGTGCCTTATATCGTCGCAACCATTACCAGCAACTCCGCCGGCGGCCAGCCGGTCTCGCTGGCCAACCTGAAGGCGATGTACGCCATCGCGAAAAAATATGACATTCCGGTGGTGATGGACTCCGCGCGCTTCGCGGAGAACGCCTACTTTATCCAGAAGCGTGAAGCGGAATTCCGCGACTGGAGCATTGCAGACATTACCCGTGAAACCTATAAATACGCCGATATGCTGGCGATGTCGGCCAAAAAAGACGCGATGGTGCCCATGGGCGGCCTGCTGTGTATTAAGGATGACCGCTTCTTCGACGTCTATACCGAATGCCGAAACCTTTGCGTGGTGCAGGAAGGCTTCCCGACCTACGGTGGCCTTGAAGGCGGTGCGATGGAGCGCCTGGCCGTCGGTCTGCATGATGGCATGAATCCGGACTGGCTGGCGTACCGTATCAATCAGGTGCAATACCTGGTCGATGGCCTGGAAGCCATCGGTGTAGTGTGTCAGCAGGCGGGAGGGCATGCGGCATTTGTTGATGCAGGAAAACTACTGCCGCATATTCCGGCTGATCAGTTCCCGGCACAGGCGTTAGCCTGCGAGCTCTATAAGGTGGCGGGCATTCGGGCAGTAGAAATCGGGTCGTTCTTGTTAGGCCGCGATCCTAAAACCGGCAAACAGCTGCCCTGCCCGGCGGAGTTACTGCGTTTAACCATTCCACGCGCGACCTACACACAGACGCACATGGACTTTATTGTCGAAGCCTTTAAACATGTGAAAGAGAACGCCAGCAATATTAAGGGGTTAACCTTCACCTACGAACCGAAAGTTTTACGTCACTTCACTGCCAAACTGAAAGAAGTTTAA
- the tnaC gene encoding tryptophanase leader peptide, translated as MMIILNTYITSKWFNIDNKIVNHHP; from the coding sequence ATGATGATTATCTTAAATACATACATCACTTCTAAGTGGTTTAATATTGACAATAAAATTGTCAATCACCACCCATAA